One window of Myxocyprinus asiaticus isolate MX2 ecotype Aquarium Trade chromosome 6, UBuf_Myxa_2, whole genome shotgun sequence genomic DNA carries:
- the LOC127442541 gene encoding death-associated protein kinase 3-like, translated as MAGFRQEDVELFYEMGEELGSGQFAIVRKCKEKSTRTEFAAKFIKKRRLSSSRRGVSREEIEREVNILREIQHSNIITLHDIFENKTDVILILELVSGGELFDFLAEKESLTEEEATQFLKQILDGVHYLHSKRIAHFDLKPENIMLLDKNVPNPRIKLIDFGIAHQIKDGNEFKNIFGTPEFVAPEIVNYEPLGLEADMWSIGVITYILLSGASPFLGETKQETLTNISAVNYDFDEEYFSNTSELAKDFIRRLLVKDPKKRMTIDDSLQHPWIKVIKRRNVRPEESERKPERRRLKTTRLKEYTIKSHSSMPPNNTYINFERFSQVMEEIAVAEDGLRELEKNQRSCREDVAALLSIYEEKEGWYKEENESIASDLNLIKQELQRAQALRRQSQEETRATMLSANALKRKFCRLEKRYEVLAEQMVSEVRWVEELVRSISAENDARSTGLA; from the exons TGGACAGTTTGCCATTGTGCGTAAATGTAAAGAAAAGAGCACCAGGACAGAATTTGCTGCCAAGTTTATCAAGAAGAGGCGGCTGTCGTCCAGCCGAAGGGGCGTGAGCCGAGAAGAGATAGAGCGAGAGGTTAACATCCTTCGAGAGATCCAGCACAGCAACATCATCACCCTCCATGACATCTTTGAGAACAAAACCGATGTGATCCTCATCCTGGAGCTGGTATCTGGAGGAGAGCTGTTCGACTTCCTGGCTGAGAAGGAGTCCTTGACCGAGGAGGAGGCCACACAATTCCTCAAGCAGATCCTGGATGGAGTACACTACCTCCATTCTAAACGCATAGCACACTTTGACTTGAAG CCTGAGAACATAATGCTGCTGGATAAGAATGTTCCAAATCCCAGAATCAAGTTGATAGATTTTGGAATTGCACATCAAATTAAGGATGgaaatgaatttaaaaatatcTTTGGAACTCCTGAGTTTGTTG CCCCTGAAATTGTCAATTATGAGCCCCTCGGCCTGGAGGCAGACATGTG GAGCATTGGCGTTAtcacatatatact cTTAAGTGGTGCTTCTCCATTTCTTGGTGAGACTAAACAAGAAACACTGACCAACATTTCAGCTGTTAACTATGACTTTGATGAAGAGTACTTCAGCAACACAAGTGAGCTTGCCAAGGACTTCATTCGCCGACTGTTGGTCAAGGATCCCAA GAAGAGAATGACAATTGACGACAGTCTGCAACACCCCTGGATCAAG GTGATTAAGAGGCGCAATGTGCGACCAGAGGAGAGTGAGCGCAAGCCGGAGCGTAGGCGTCTGAAGACCACCCGTCTGAAGGAGTACACCATCAAATCCCACTCCAGCATGCCTCCCAACAACACCTACATCAACTTTGAGCGCTTCTCCCAGGTGATGGAGGAGATAGCTGTGGCCGAGGACGGCCTGCGAGAGCTGGAGAAGAACCAGCGCTCATGCAGAGAAGATGTGGCTGCTTTGCTCTCCATCTATGAGGAGAAGGAAGGCTGGTACAAAGAGGAGAACGAGAGCATCGCCTCAGATCTGAATCTGATCAAACAGGAGCTACAGAGAGCACAAGCCCTTCGCAGACAGAGCCAGGAGGAGACACGGGCCACCATGCTGTCAGCCAACGCCCTCAAACGCAAGTTTTGTCGGCTGGAGAAACGCTATGAAGTGCTGGCTGAGCAGATGGTCTCCGAGGTGCGCTGGGTGGAAGAGCTGGTGCGCTCGATTTCTGCTGAAAACGACGCTCGCAGCACCGGCTTGGCATGA